One part of the Xylanimonas allomyrinae genome encodes these proteins:
- a CDS encoding extracellular solute-binding protein: MRKIRRGSAALATVATLALALTACSSSDEGDSPSDDGTDASATGVTIDDAHSVGAMADFKAGTTFKATEPVDFTLMYRDHPNYPVKDDWSILKHLKDDHNVSFTRTDVPLADWDNKKSLLIGSGDFPEIVPVSYAGQETQFVASGALLPVSDYFQYMPNFEKKAKDWGIEAEIDTHKQENGKVYILPGMREVPDVQYSVLINEDMWTKAGITEDPATWDEFAEDLKKVKEANPEVKYAFSDRWNQTPSPLGALLQMMAPNYKTEAGWDQAAMTFDQDAKKFVVAGTSDNYKTLVTYLAGLVSDGSLDPEITQTDDQAIQKFITGQSATISGNTQYSTDIGAKLADAGKSDLKMRLLTLPAGPKGDNLRGSQLTSGVMISAKAKDDPHFKALLQYVDWLYFSDEGLEFAQWGVEGETFQKAADGTRSLLPGIDWNGINPDAGDNPKMLNTDFGFSNGVFMLANGSTKDLVQSVMPQATKDWVNEVLDRKTLLPVKPSASLNEAELEQASLLETQVKDAVNTATAEFITGKKPLSDWDSYVKEIDGLGGTQLTELYNTGYQRAQG; the protein is encoded by the coding sequence ATGAGAAAGATCCGCAGGGGCTCGGCCGCTCTGGCGACGGTCGCCACGCTCGCCCTCGCCCTGACCGCCTGCTCGTCCAGCGACGAAGGCGACTCGCCGTCCGACGACGGGACCGACGCCAGCGCCACCGGCGTCACCATCGACGACGCCCACTCGGTGGGCGCGATGGCGGACTTCAAGGCCGGGACGACGTTCAAGGCGACCGAGCCGGTCGACTTCACGCTCATGTACCGCGACCACCCGAACTACCCGGTGAAGGACGACTGGTCGATCCTCAAGCACCTGAAGGACGACCACAACGTCAGCTTCACGCGCACCGACGTACCGCTGGCCGACTGGGACAACAAGAAGTCGCTGCTCATCGGCTCGGGCGACTTCCCGGAGATCGTGCCGGTCAGCTACGCCGGCCAGGAGACGCAGTTCGTCGCCTCGGGTGCGCTGCTGCCGGTCTCGGACTACTTCCAGTACATGCCGAACTTCGAGAAGAAGGCCAAGGACTGGGGCATCGAGGCCGAGATCGACACCCACAAGCAGGAGAACGGCAAGGTCTACATCCTGCCCGGTATGCGTGAGGTCCCCGACGTCCAGTACTCGGTGCTCATCAACGAGGACATGTGGACGAAGGCCGGCATCACCGAGGACCCGGCGACGTGGGACGAGTTCGCCGAGGACCTGAAGAAGGTCAAGGAGGCGAACCCGGAGGTCAAGTACGCGTTCTCCGACCGCTGGAACCAGACGCCGTCGCCGCTCGGCGCGCTGCTCCAGATGATGGCGCCCAACTACAAGACCGAGGCGGGCTGGGACCAGGCCGCCATGACGTTCGACCAGGACGCCAAGAAGTTCGTGGTCGCGGGCACGTCTGACAACTACAAGACGCTGGTGACCTACCTCGCCGGCCTCGTCTCCGACGGCTCGCTCGACCCGGAGATCACGCAGACCGACGACCAGGCGATCCAGAAGTTCATCACCGGTCAGTCCGCCACGATCTCGGGCAACACGCAGTACTCGACCGACATCGGCGCCAAGCTCGCCGACGCGGGCAAGTCCGACCTCAAGATGCGCCTGCTCACGCTGCCGGCCGGCCCGAAGGGCGACAACCTGCGCGGTTCGCAGCTCACCTCGGGCGTCATGATCTCGGCCAAGGCCAAGGACGACCCGCACTTCAAGGCGCTGCTGCAGTACGTCGACTGGCTGTACTTCAGCGACGAGGGCCTCGAGTTCGCTCAGTGGGGCGTCGAGGGTGAGACCTTCCAGAAGGCCGCCGACGGCACCCGCTCGCTCCTGCCCGGCATCGACTGGAACGGCATCAACCCCGACGCCGGCGACAACCCGAAGATGCTGAACACGGACTTCGGCTTCTCGAACGGCGTGTTCATGCTGGCCAACGGTTCGACAAAGGACCTCGTCCAGTCGGTCATGCCGCAGGCGACGAAGGACTGGGTCAACGAGGTGCTGGACCGCAAGACGCTGCTCCCGGTCAAGCCGTCGGCCAGCCTCAACGAGGCCGAGCTCGAGCAGGCCTCGCTGCTGGAGACGCAGGTCAAGGACGCGGTCAACACCGCGACCGCCGAGTTCATCACCGGCAAGAAGCCGCTGAGCGACTGGGACTCCTACGTCAAGGAGATCGACGGCCTGGGCGGTACCCAGCTCACCGAGCTCTACAACACCGGCTACCAGCGCGCGCAGGGCTGA
- a CDS encoding GH39 family glycosyl hydrolase, with product MNTVIVPSRPIAALRDAWRHCVGTGEFVLGLRRDYLESLALVQSQIGFRHIRGHGIFHDWMGILRQYDAAGHVGTRYSWTYLDQIVDAYLEVGIKPFLELGFMPQALASGDQTVFWWQGNVTPPREYAQWNALVAATLRHLIDRYGRAEVLTWPVEVWNEPSLKEFWQDASQEEYFRLYDETSRTVKDVDADLQVGGPATSPEADDWYVPFAEHVAASGAPVDFFSFHAYTTGPAQHVPFGVYQTLRHPSTLLEQFARPRRLLAGTALEHLPMHVTEFNTSYRPDNPVHDTAYNAAYLAPTLVGGGDLVDSFSYWTFSDMFEEQGVPVSIFHGGFGLLTHRQIKKPTFHLYAFAARLGSDVLARGEDHLVTRDDTGRVSVLAWQPVGGTDDPAEPDRHHLRLSVPVRTADGGTPVTAYAHRSRVNDDDGNAFTAWQQMGRPASPTSRQLDMLYEAAEPAVTHRALEVDPATGRADLDLHLARHEVTLVEIDPVSDETPAWLDDLRILGRP from the coding sequence GTGAACACCGTCATCGTCCCTTCCCGGCCGATCGCCGCACTGCGCGACGCCTGGCGCCACTGCGTCGGGACGGGTGAGTTCGTGCTCGGCCTGCGGCGCGACTACCTGGAGTCGCTGGCGCTGGTGCAGTCGCAGATCGGGTTCCGGCACATCCGCGGGCACGGGATCTTCCACGACTGGATGGGGATCCTGCGGCAGTACGACGCCGCCGGACACGTGGGGACGCGGTACTCGTGGACCTACCTGGACCAGATCGTGGATGCCTACCTGGAGGTGGGGATCAAGCCGTTCCTGGAGCTGGGGTTCATGCCGCAGGCGCTCGCCTCGGGCGATCAGACGGTGTTCTGGTGGCAGGGGAACGTGACCCCGCCGCGGGAGTATGCGCAGTGGAACGCCCTGGTGGCCGCGACGTTGCGGCACCTGATCGACCGGTACGGGCGCGCGGAGGTCCTGACCTGGCCCGTCGAGGTGTGGAACGAGCCTTCGCTCAAGGAGTTCTGGCAGGACGCGTCCCAGGAGGAGTACTTCCGCCTGTACGACGAGACCTCGCGCACCGTCAAGGACGTCGACGCCGACCTCCAGGTGGGCGGACCGGCGACGTCACCGGAGGCCGACGACTGGTACGTGCCGTTCGCGGAGCACGTGGCCGCGTCGGGTGCGCCCGTCGACTTCTTCTCGTTCCACGCCTACACCACCGGCCCGGCCCAGCACGTGCCGTTCGGCGTCTACCAGACGCTGCGTCACCCCTCGACGCTGCTGGAGCAGTTCGCCCGCCCGCGCAGGCTTCTGGCCGGCACCGCGCTGGAGCACCTGCCGATGCACGTCACGGAGTTCAACACCTCCTACCGCCCCGACAACCCGGTGCACGACACGGCCTACAACGCGGCCTACCTGGCCCCGACCCTCGTGGGCGGCGGCGACCTGGTCGACTCCTTCTCCTACTGGACGTTCAGCGACATGTTCGAGGAGCAGGGCGTCCCGGTGTCGATCTTCCACGGCGGGTTCGGGCTGCTGACCCACCGGCAGATCAAGAAGCCCACCTTCCACCTGTACGCGTTCGCCGCCCGCCTGGGCTCCGACGTCCTGGCCCGCGGTGAGGACCATCTGGTCACACGTGACGACACGGGCCGGGTGAGCGTGCTGGCCTGGCAGCCCGTCGGCGGCACCGACGACCCGGCCGAGCCCGACCGCCATCACCTGCGGCTGTCGGTGCCGGTCCGCACGGCCGACGGCGGGACGCCGGTCACGGCCTACGCCCATCGCTCGCGGGTCAACGACGACGACGGCAACGCGTTCACCGCCTGGCAGCAGATGGGCCGCCCGGCCTCGCCGACCTCTCGCCAGCTCGACATGCTCTACGAAGCGGCCGAGCCTGCCGTCACGCATCGGGCCCTGGAGGTCGACCCCGCGACCGGCCGCGCCGACCTCGACCTCCACCTTGCGCGCCACGAGGTCACGCTCGTCGAGATCGACCCGGTCAGCGACGAGACGCCGGCCTGGCTCGACGACCTGCGCATCCTGGGCCGTCCCTGA
- a CDS encoding LacI family DNA-binding transcriptional regulator, which produces MVTVRDVAREAGVSISTVSRALSVPDKVAVETRERVVSVAAALGYQPNRAAAGLRAGRTGTVGLLVPDLANPYFAAVAKGVTAGAREHALGVFVVDSEEKPEVEAELLRSLAHQTDGVILASPRALDADLPAAGGKPLVVVNQGGPLAVGTDNAGGVALALEHLRSLGHQRIAYVGGPAASWSDAQRRAALHAAGGAGVEVVMLGPFPPTVDGGAGAADDVVASEATAAITFNDVVAVGLVRAVRERGLRVPEDLSVVGFDDTFLAALVTPALTSVGADLREVGRRAIGLLVGRIGARAGSGAATRVLLPATLAVRESTTTPRTARED; this is translated from the coding sequence TTGGTCACCGTTCGCGACGTCGCGCGGGAGGCGGGGGTCTCGATCTCGACGGTCTCTCGCGCACTCTCCGTGCCAGACAAGGTCGCCGTCGAGACCCGAGAACGCGTCGTCTCTGTCGCCGCCGCGCTCGGGTACCAGCCCAACCGTGCCGCAGCCGGCCTGCGCGCCGGGCGCACGGGCACCGTCGGGCTCCTGGTGCCCGACCTCGCCAACCCCTACTTCGCCGCGGTCGCCAAGGGAGTCACCGCGGGGGCCCGCGAGCACGCGCTCGGCGTGTTCGTCGTCGACTCGGAGGAGAAACCCGAGGTCGAGGCCGAGCTGTTGCGCAGCCTCGCGCACCAGACCGACGGCGTCATCCTGGCCTCGCCGCGCGCGCTGGACGCCGACCTGCCGGCGGCCGGGGGCAAGCCGCTCGTCGTCGTGAACCAGGGTGGCCCGCTTGCCGTCGGCACGGACAACGCGGGCGGGGTGGCGCTCGCGCTGGAGCACCTGCGCTCGCTCGGGCACCAGCGCATCGCGTACGTCGGCGGGCCTGCGGCGTCCTGGTCGGACGCGCAGCGCCGTGCGGCGCTGCACGCGGCGGGCGGCGCAGGCGTCGAGGTGGTCATGCTGGGGCCGTTCCCGCCCACGGTCGACGGCGGGGCCGGCGCGGCCGACGACGTCGTCGCGTCCGAGGCCACGGCCGCGATCACGTTCAACGACGTCGTCGCCGTCGGGCTGGTGCGTGCCGTGCGCGAGCGCGGGCTGCGGGTGCCCGAGGACCTGTCCGTCGTCGGGTTCGACGACACGTTCCTGGCCGCGTTGGTCACGCCCGCGCTGACCAGCGTGGGCGCGGATCTGCGCGAGGTCGGGCGGCGAGCCATCGGTCTGCTCGTGGGGCGCATCGGCGCCCGGGCGGGCTCAGGGGCCGCCACGCGGGTGCTGCTGCCCGCGACGCTCGCGGTGCGCGAGTCGACGACGACGCCACGCACCGCACGCGAGGACTGA
- a CDS encoding glycosyl hydrolase family 8 — protein MRSRALKAVGVGGLVAALAGLSPAGLAAAADGAGPTPSDVVLSETFDDGTLGVLSQSGSPTLTFVDADAGKALQVSGRAQTWDTVQSPAGIFSAGVEYTLSARVRLVDEAPGSVARFTLDDGSYTPVGAADVGTGAWTEISGTYTLPGPGAAATTKFSIEAGPWDGSVKPSFLVDDVLVTAGQPSTPTGPLPTPGTVVLDSGFEDGLDGWVPRMGSAGDHVVEQTGTDAHGGAHAALVTGRTSQGSGIGHDTTGLLVPGATYTVTAWVRFPDGAPVDSVWLTHQRVTGASTTFVTLGQFSNVTNTEWNQVSAQFTMPAADSSLLYFETRYTATGGNTSDFLVDDVRIAVAAPEAPVTEDPDVPFVPLERPGPVPATTGAAQTGVYRNLFTEWDPALTDADVQAKLDHYWETYFTSTDDDKRLYYPAGTDADGDLAYILDAGNEDVRSEGMSYGMMIAVQMGKQHEFDALWNWATTYMQHQSGPRQGYFCWQAMTDGQCADPNPASDGEEYFATALFFAAHRWGNGTGIYDYEAQANAILDTMLHKEDMNGGVVDGITNMFDRDHQMVVFVPEGNAATYSDPSYHVPAFYELWGRWAKGWNGNTAADRQFWLDAAARSRQFFGESTHPSTGLAPDYANFDGTPKDSGNHADFRFDAWRTAVNWSVDNAWWAKDDAEQALSNRIQSFFERKGLDTYANQYALVGKALSTDHSPGLVASNGVASLAATDSRAWKFVEELWNLEPATGRWRYYDGLLNFMALLHTSGHFQAWGPAEEPVTPPVVEPTTPPARTATVSVPQTATPGQTIPVTVGTDWAGETVQVWLHSTPRHLVTGAVRADGTIEATIPADTALGTHSIVVLDAAGVHLGAAELQIVAAPAAATPTPAAGTLPITGVDGTALAVASLLAIALAGAGGLMVRHRRRRTVQ, from the coding sequence ATGAGATCGCGCGCACTCAAGGCCGTGGGCGTCGGAGGGCTCGTCGCAGCCCTCGCCGGGCTCAGCCCCGCCGGCCTGGCCGCCGCCGCAGACGGCGCCGGCCCCACCCCCTCGGACGTCGTGCTGTCGGAGACCTTCGACGACGGCACGCTCGGCGTCCTGTCGCAGAGCGGCAGCCCGACCCTGACCTTCGTGGATGCCGACGCCGGCAAGGCGCTCCAGGTCAGCGGGCGGGCCCAGACCTGGGACACCGTCCAGTCCCCGGCCGGGATCTTCTCCGCCGGGGTCGAGTACACCTTGTCGGCCCGTGTGAGGCTGGTCGACGAAGCCCCTGGATCGGTGGCCCGCTTCACCCTCGACGACGGCTCGTACACGCCCGTGGGAGCGGCCGACGTCGGCACCGGCGCGTGGACCGAGATCAGCGGGACGTACACGCTGCCCGGGCCCGGCGCCGCCGCGACCACCAAGTTCTCGATCGAGGCCGGCCCCTGGGACGGCTCGGTCAAGCCCTCGTTCCTGGTCGACGACGTCCTGGTGACCGCAGGCCAGCCCAGCACGCCGACAGGGCCGCTGCCCACGCCCGGCACCGTGGTGCTCGACTCCGGGTTCGAGGACGGTCTCGACGGCTGGGTTCCCCGCATGGGCAGCGCCGGTGACCACGTCGTCGAGCAGACCGGCACCGACGCCCACGGCGGCGCGCACGCGGCGCTCGTCACCGGCCGCACCAGCCAGGGGTCGGGCATCGGCCACGACACCACCGGGCTGCTCGTGCCCGGCGCGACGTACACGGTCACCGCCTGGGTCCGCTTCCCCGACGGCGCGCCCGTCGACTCGGTGTGGCTCACCCACCAGCGGGTCACCGGCGCGTCCACCACGTTCGTCACGCTCGGGCAGTTCTCCAACGTGACGAACACCGAGTGGAACCAGGTCTCGGCACAGTTCACGATGCCGGCCGCCGACTCGTCCCTCCTGTACTTCGAGACGCGCTACACCGCCACGGGCGGCAACACCTCCGACTTCCTCGTCGACGACGTCCGCATCGCGGTCGCGGCGCCGGAGGCCCCCGTCACGGAGGACCCCGACGTCCCGTTCGTCCCGCTCGAACGGCCCGGCCCCGTGCCGGCCACGACCGGCGCGGCGCAGACCGGCGTCTACCGGAACCTGTTCACCGAGTGGGACCCAGCGCTGACCGACGCCGACGTCCAGGCCAAGCTCGACCACTACTGGGAGACGTACTTCACCAGCACCGACGACGACAAGCGGCTCTACTACCCCGCGGGCACCGACGCCGACGGCGACCTCGCCTACATCCTCGACGCCGGCAACGAGGACGTGCGCTCCGAGGGCATGAGCTACGGCATGATGATCGCCGTCCAGATGGGCAAGCAGCACGAGTTCGACGCCCTGTGGAACTGGGCGACGACGTACATGCAGCACCAGTCCGGCCCGCGCCAGGGCTACTTCTGCTGGCAGGCCATGACCGACGGCCAGTGCGCCGACCCCAACCCGGCGTCCGACGGCGAGGAGTACTTCGCGACCGCGCTGTTCTTCGCCGCCCACCGCTGGGGCAACGGCACCGGCATCTACGACTACGAGGCCCAGGCCAACGCCATCCTCGACACGATGCTGCACAAGGAGGACATGAACGGCGGTGTCGTGGACGGCATCACCAACATGTTCGACCGTGACCACCAGATGGTCGTGTTCGTCCCCGAGGGCAACGCCGCGACCTACTCCGACCCGTCGTACCACGTCCCCGCGTTCTACGAACTGTGGGGCCGCTGGGCGAAGGGCTGGAACGGGAACACGGCCGCCGACAGGCAGTTCTGGCTCGACGCCGCGGCCCGCAGCCGGCAGTTCTTCGGGGAGTCGACGCACCCGAGCACGGGCCTCGCCCCCGACTACGCCAACTTCGACGGGACGCCCAAGGACTCCGGCAACCACGCCGACTTCCGGTTCGACGCGTGGCGCACCGCGGTCAACTGGTCGGTCGACAACGCCTGGTGGGCCAAGGACGACGCCGAGCAGGCGCTCTCCAACCGCATCCAGTCGTTCTTCGAGCGCAAGGGCCTCGACACCTACGCCAACCAGTACGCCCTCGTGGGCAAGGCGCTGTCGACCGACCACTCGCCGGGCCTCGTCGCCTCCAACGGCGTCGCGTCGCTCGCCGCGACGGACTCGCGGGCGTGGAAGTTCGTCGAGGAGCTGTGGAACCTCGAACCGGCGACCGGCCGGTGGCGCTACTACGACGGCCTGCTCAACTTCATGGCGCTGCTCCACACGAGCGGTCATTTCCAGGCGTGGGGCCCCGCCGAGGAGCCCGTCACGCCGCCCGTGGTGGAGCCCACGACGCCGCCCGCGCGCACGGCGACCGTCTCGGTGCCGCAGACCGCGACGCCCGGGCAGACCATCCCCGTCACGGTCGGCACCGACTGGGCCGGCGAGACCGTGCAGGTCTGGCTGCACTCGACGCCACGCCACCTGGTGACCGGAGCGGTCAGGGCCGACGGCACCATCGAGGCGACGATCCCCGCGGACACCGCCCTGGGCACGCACAGCATCGTCGTCCTCGACGCCGCCGGGGTGCACCTCGGTGCGGCCGAGCTCCAGATCGTCGCAGCACCGGCCGCGGCCACCCCCACACCCGCCGCGGGGACCCTGCCGATCACCGGAGTCGACGGAACCGCGCTCGCGGTCGCGTCGCTCCTCGCGATCGCCCTCGCCGGGGCGGGAGGTCTGATGGTCCGGCACCGCCGGCGTCGCACGGTGCAGTGA
- a CDS encoding glycosyltransferase: MTLSPSPRDLRVLSLYEGFFAGGARQLHTTVVAGLHAAGRQRHAALSIHAQVRREATVQRMTDDHRYQLLRAAGVPVTTLGRSTDDGLDPRRFTDVELARAAAAVRRADVVMSLKEQPLRLVNQLDGVERPVVACLHRSDPEHQGTALDDLLVAARTGRLAAVVCCAESARDAYRDAGVPASLLRVVPNGINLARFRPVSCARRLALRGAEGIGPEATVVVFAARFDTMKNPGLFVASARHFLEREPAGHVLMCGAGMSEANPDLVAELDLAFGDRPDLLTRVHALGVRGDMELVFATADVVALTSVFGEAAPLCLIEGAMCGAIPVTTPVGDSARIVEGIGFVTGFDPAEIAETWIQAAARRDDLGPALTRVRPRFSHVRMLAGYATLIERAHRGAGHRLARV; the protein is encoded by the coding sequence GTGACCCTGAGCCCGTCCCCACGCGACCTGCGCGTGCTCTCGCTCTACGAGGGCTTCTTCGCGGGCGGCGCCCGCCAGCTTCACACCACGGTGGTCGCCGGGCTGCACGCGGCCGGCCGCCAGCGCCACGCCGCGCTGAGCATCCACGCGCAGGTGCGCCGCGAGGCCACCGTGCAGCGCATGACCGACGACCACCGCTACCAGCTCCTGCGCGCCGCAGGCGTTCCCGTCACCACCCTGGGCCGATCGACCGACGACGGCCTCGACCCTCGCCGGTTCACCGACGTCGAGCTGGCCCGAGCGGCAGCCGCGGTGCGCCGCGCCGACGTCGTGATGTCGCTCAAGGAGCAGCCGCTGCGCCTGGTCAACCAGCTCGACGGCGTCGAGCGGCCCGTCGTCGCGTGCCTGCACCGCTCGGACCCCGAGCACCAGGGCACCGCGCTCGACGACCTGCTCGTCGCCGCCCGCACCGGCCGCCTGGCTGCCGTCGTCTGCTGTGCCGAGTCCGCCCGCGACGCCTACCGCGACGCCGGCGTGCCCGCGTCGCTGCTGCGCGTGGTGCCCAACGGCATCAACCTCGCGCGCTTCCGCCCCGTCTCGTGTGCGCGGCGGCTCGCGCTCCGAGGCGCCGAGGGCATCGGGCCCGAGGCGACCGTCGTCGTCTTCGCCGCGCGCTTCGACACCATGAAGAACCCCGGACTGTTCGTGGCCTCCGCGCGGCACTTCCTGGAGCGCGAGCCGGCCGGCCACGTCCTGATGTGCGGCGCCGGGATGTCGGAAGCCAACCCGGACCTCGTCGCGGAGCTCGACCTCGCGTTCGGCGACCGCCCCGACCTGCTCACCCGCGTGCATGCGCTCGGCGTGCGCGGTGACATGGAGCTCGTCTTCGCGACGGCCGACGTCGTCGCACTGACGTCAGTGTTCGGCGAGGCGGCGCCGCTGTGCCTCATCGAGGGGGCCATGTGCGGCGCGATCCCGGTGACCACGCCCGTCGGCGACTCGGCGCGCATCGTCGAGGGCATCGGGTTCGTGACCGGGTTCGACCCCGCGGAGATCGCCGAGACCTGGATCCAGGCCGCCGCCCGCCGCGACGACCTGGGCCCCGCGCTGACCCGCGTGCGCCCCCGCTTCAGCCACGTGCGCATGCTCGCGGGGTACGCCACGCTGATCGAGCGCGCGCACCGCGGCGCCGGGCACCGGCTCGCGCGAGTCTGA
- a CDS encoding uridine kinase family protein: MTTARESDALFDVPDGARRPLVRVVLLTGASGSGKTALTRRLGLPVVTLDDFYHNGDHPDLPRRFGVVDWDDPRTWDAAGALDALRTLATTGRAHIPVYDIPSNARTGSTLVDTAGCAVVIAEGIFAAQLVAACRAEGILADAICLRRAAWVTFWFRLLRDVAEARKPLPTLLRRGWALLRAEPRLIDGWLALGCRAATPAEAERAIRTLAGQGSAKPSPEKS, encoded by the coding sequence GTGACGACCGCACGCGAGTCCGACGCGCTCTTCGACGTGCCCGACGGCGCCCGCCGCCCCCTCGTTCGCGTGGTGCTCCTGACGGGGGCCTCCGGGTCGGGCAAGACGGCCCTCACCCGGCGCCTGGGCCTGCCCGTGGTCACGCTCGACGACTTCTACCACAACGGCGACCACCCCGACCTGCCCCGCCGGTTCGGCGTCGTCGACTGGGACGACCCCCGCACGTGGGACGCCGCCGGTGCCCTCGACGCGCTGCGCACGCTCGCCACCACGGGCCGCGCCCACATCCCCGTCTACGACATCCCGAGCAACGCCCGCACCGGGAGCACGCTCGTGGACACGGCGGGCTGCGCCGTCGTGATCGCGGAGGGCATCTTCGCCGCGCAGCTCGTGGCCGCCTGCCGCGCCGAGGGCATCCTGGCGGACGCGATCTGCCTGCGGCGCGCCGCCTGGGTGACGTTCTGGTTCCGGTTGCTGCGCGACGTCGCCGAGGCGCGCAAGCCTCTCCCGACGCTCCTGCGGCGCGGCTGGGCCCTCCTGCGCGCAGAGCCGCGCCTGATCGACGGCTGGCTCGCGCTCGGGTGCCGCGCAGCGACCCCCGCCGAGGCCGAACGCGCGATCCGCACGCTCGCCGGTCAAGGTTCCGCCAAGCCATCCCCTGAAAAGTCATAG